The genomic interval TTCTAGGATCAATTGGATTCTTCAACTTTATTGTTTTTTCCATTAATGCTCCCTTTTTATCCCCTATGAGTAAGCCAAGTAGCTTTCTGTCAATTGAAGCTGCTAATATATCAGCGTCAATCACTAAGTCCTCTGAAAGCATATCAATTGCATTTTCAAGGGGTGTGCCAGTCAGCGCTTTTCTGGCAAGTTCTTCTGCCCATTTTTCATGTTTTTCACATCTTCTTAAGCACCATGCTTTATCTGGAGGATCATGAAATAGTGCTGCCACTTTTAAGAGGAAAAATTTTGTGGATTGTGACATTTACTCACCTTTTACCTTCCAGGTGGGAAAACAGCTTCAGCAAGCCTCTTTATTTCTAGCAAATATGGCATGAGAAGTGATGGGAGAATTGTTAAAAGCTCTGAACCTGTTAATACTTCTATACATGAGAGAGGGGACTTTGGATCTATATTGATTTTAGGGATAAGTCTCTTTATTTCTGAAAGAATTAGATAGAGATAAGCAGCATAACCCCCTTCTGTTGAGTTAAGTTTCTTTAAATTTTCCGATGTAGCTTGGGCTTTTGTGACAAAATCGATGAAGGTTACATATGTCTGTTTTTCTGAATCTTTAGTTTTAGCATATATGAAACTTATTGTAGGTATCACTCCAATTTCATATATAAGAGAGGGAGTTTCCCTTGATCTAGCTCTAAAGGATTTACCAAACTCTTCCTTATCTTTACCTAACGAATTCACTATATCTTGAAAAAGCTTATACACAAGTTTAAAGTCGTTTACAGCCCTTTCTTCTGGGCTTATTGATTTCTGCATCATTACACCTCTATAAGTTCCACGATTCCTCTTCCAATGGTTTCGTCTCCTCCTATTATTAGATACTTCAACTCTCTTAGCAAGACGTCCAATGGCTCCTCATTTTTCAAGTAATTTCTTAATTCATTAAATTTTTCTCCTTTTAAACATTTTTCTAGATATTCTTTACCATATCCAAGGAATACCG from Candidatus Methanomethylicota archaeon carries:
- the cmr5 gene encoding type III-B CRISPR module-associated protein Cmr5, with the translated sequence MQKSISPEERAVNDFKLVYKLFQDIVNSLGKDKEEFGKSFRARSRETPSLIYEIGVIPTISFIYAKTKDSEKQTYVTFIDFVTKAQATSENLKKLNSTEGGYAAYLYLILSEIKRLIPKINIDPKSPLSCIEVLTGSELLTILPSLLMPYLLEIKRLAEAVFPPGR